One Bacillota bacterium genomic window, AAGAAGGTGATCTGGAAGACATAGAACTTCCGAAGCCGCTGGATATAAAGGAGGTCCTCGATCAGTACGTGATCGGTCAGGATGCGGCCAAGAAGGCTCTTTCCGTCGCTGTCTACAACCATTACAAACGAATCAACGCCGGTGAAAAAATCGGGGATGTCGAACTGCAGAAGAGCAATATCATTCTTATCGGGCCGACGGGAGTGGGTAAAACACTTCTCGCCCAGACCCTGGCCCGTATCCTCAATGTTCCTTTTGCCATCGCCGATGCCACATCACTTACAGAGGCGGGTTATGTCGGTGAAGACGTGGAAAACATCCTGCTCAAGCTTATCCAGGCTGCTGATTACGATCTGGAGAAAGCGGAGAAGGGGATAATCTATATAGACGAGATCGACAAAATTGCCCGCAAGACAGACAATCCTTCTATCACTCGCGACGTTTCCGGGGAAGGTGTGCAGCAGGCCCTGCTCAAGATACTCGAGGGCACCGTGGCCAGCGTCCCCCCCCAGGGGGGTAGGAAACACCCTCACCAGGAGTTCATGCAGATAGACACCACGGATATTCTCTTCATCTGCGGGGGTGCCTTCAACGGGCTGGACAAGATAATCCAGTCCCGTATCGGGAAAAAGGGCATCGGTTTTGCTGCGGATATCAAGCCCAGGTCGGAAGTTGATATAGGGGGTATCCTGAAACATGTTCTACCGCAGGATCTGCTCAAATATGGCTTGATTCCCGAATTTGTGGGACGGGTTCCTGTCATTGCTACCCTGGATCAGCTGGACAGGGAGGCACTGATCAGGATCCTTACCGAACCCCGCAATGCCCTGGTCAAACAGTACCAGAAGCTCTTTGAACTCGATGGTGTTACCCTCGAGTTTGCGGAACAATCTCTGGAATCCATTGCCGAGGAAGCGATCAAACGCGATACAGGAGCTCGCGGTCTTCGCGCCATCCTGGAAGAGAACCTGATTGAAGCGATGTTCGATCTTCCCTCGAAAAATAACATCGAAAAATGTATGATCACCAGAGAGGTGATCATCAACAAGGATAAGCCGATTCTGGTTACGGCCAAGAAGAACAAGAAAAAAGAAGAATCGGCCTGATTTCCTCACTTGAAGAAAAATCTATCTTCACGATAAAGGTCGAAAAACTGTTGGGGCGGAAAAACCTTTCCGCCCTTTTTTACTGCGCGGGACTTCCCCGGAGCTGGTTTTTTCAGGATACTTTACTTTGATTGAGGAAATAATATCTAGCAAAACGTGATAATGCCGCCGACCTGGGAGGGAGGTTCCTTTATTGCAAAATTTTGCCGGTGTTCTGAGTGTAATTCAAATTTTCTTTGCCGTGGTAATCGGATTGTATTTTTTCAATCTGCTGCGTAGCCAACAGACGAATAAAGTAGCTGTGGACAGGGAATCACGCAAGGAAATGGAACAGCTGGAGAAGTTGAGGCGCATCTCCCTGAGTGAACCTCTTTCTGAAAAGACGCGACCGGCAACATTTGATGAAATTGTCGGTCAAGACAATGGATTGAAAGCACTCCGGGCCGCAATCTGCGGCCCCAACCCCCAGCATGTGCTTCTTTACGGCCCGCCGGGTGTAGGCAAGACGGCCGCGGCAAGGCTGGTTCTGGAGGAGGCCAAGGGGAATATCGACAGCCCCTTTCTGGAGAACGCCACTTTCACCGAGTTGGATGCTACCACGGCCAGGTTCGATGAACGTGGTATCGCCGATCCGCTCATCGGTACTGTCCACGATCCCATCTATCAAGGAGCCGGGCCTCTGGGGATGGCCGGTATACCGCAACCCAAGCCAGGGGCGGTAACCAAGGCGCACGGGGGGATACTCTTTATCGATGAAATCGGCGAATTGCACCCCATTCAGATGAACAAATTGTTGAAAGTGCTCGAAGATCGCAAGGTGTTTCTGGACAGTTCCTATTACAACAGTGAAGATCGGAACATCCCCCGCCATATCCATGAAATTTTTCAGAAAGGGTTGCCGGCCGATTTCCGGCTTATCGGTGCAACGACACGCATGCCGGAAGATATTCCTCCCGCCATCCGTTCCAGATGCCTGGAAATATTCTTCCGGGGCTTGCAGCCCAGGGAGATCAATGTCATCGCCAAAAATGCGGCGCAGAAGATACATTTTTTCATTCCTTCGGCTGCACTGGAGGTGATTACCAGTTTTGCTTCCAATGGCCGGGAAGCGGTAAACATCATCCAGATGGCAGCGGGGATAGCGCAGGGGGATGGCCGTTGCAGCATCGATGTGGAGGATGTGGAATGGGTTGTCAACAGCAGCCAGCTTTCACCACGCCCGGAACTTAAAGTTGCTGACCGGCCGCAGATCGGGTCCGTCAACGGGCTTGCGGTGTACGGGCCGAACATGGGAACGCTGATCGAGATCGAAGCTTCAATTCTCCCGGCTCATTCCGGGCAGGGCAGTATAAATATCAACGGCATCATCGAGGAAGAAGAGATGGGTGGCGGCGGCAACGGGCGGACGGTAAAAAGAAAGAGCATGGCCAGGGGTTCCGTGGAAAATGTGATCACGGTACTCAACGGGATCATGAACCTTGATCTGCATAATTATCATATCCACCTCAATTTTCCGGGAGGGATTCCGATAGATGGTCCTTCCGCCGGTATAGGCATGGCGATGGCTATCTATTCGGCTTTGAAACAGGAACCGGTGGATTCCATGATCGCCATGACCGGTGAACTTTCGGTGCGGGGGGCGGTGCGCCCCGTGGGGGGAATCATCCCCAAGCTTGACGCGGCTGCCGAAGCTGGCTGCAGGCGGGTCCTGATCCCGAAAAAAAACTGGCAGCAGGGTTTCTCGCAGCATGAGCGGCTGCAGATCATACCGGTTGATCATCTGCAGGAGGCTTTTGAATTGGTTTTCGGTGTTTCTTCCAACCTTGCGGGCCAACCTGTCGCGGATGAATCCGTGCATGAATACAAACCGGTCGTGGCTGCCAACGTGCCTGCACGGGGGAGTTAAAAACAATTAATAATTGAAGAATAAAAGGATATAAGGGATAGAAGAAGAATCCTATGCTACTGGGATTCTTTTTTTAAAAATGTATTGCATGTATTATAATATAGTAAATGCAATCGTTGAAAAAAGGAGCAAACCGGATGGCAAAAAATAAAAAGATACAGATGTTACCCCTGAGGGGGGTACTGGTCTTTCCCCATATGGTGATCCATCTTGATGTAGGACGCAGCAGCTCCATCGAGGCCCTGGAAAAGGCCATGCTCGGTGACAGCAAGATATTCCTGGTGGCCCAGAAAGACGCCAAGATGGATGCTCCCGGGGAGGAAGATATCTATACGGTAGGTACGGTGTCGCGGATCAAGCAGATGATCAAACTTCCCGGCGGAGTCATCCGTGTTCTGGTCGAGGGTCTGCAGCGGGGCAGAATAGTCAAGATGCTCAAGCAGAAACCATATTTTGAAGTCGAAGTGGAATTGATAGAAGAAGACAAAAATAAGAATCCGGAGCTGGAAGCTCTGCTCAGAAACCTGCTGGAGGTATTTGAACGATATGTTAAAAACAGCAGGAAGATACCCCCGGAAGCGCTGGTGGCTGTTTCCGGAATCGAGGAACCCGGCCAACTTTCCGACCTGGTAACTTCCCACCTCTCCCTGAAGTTGTCCCAGAAACAGGAGATTCTGGAGACATTCGATTTGCAAGAGAGGATCGAGAAATTGGTGGAGCTCCTCGGGCGAGAACTGGAAATTCTGGAGATCGAACGGAAGATCGGTTCCAGGGTGCGCAAACAGATGGAGAAGACCCAGAAAGAATACTACCTGCGGGAACAGATGAAGGCTATCCAGAAGGAACTGGGTGAGAAAGACGAGCGCACGGCCGAGGCTGATGAGTACCGTGAAAAGATACGTGAAGCCGGATTCCCGGAAGAGGTCGAAGAAAAAGCGCTGAAAGAACTTGACCGCCTGGAGAAGATGCCTCCGGCCGCTGCGGAAGCGGTGGTTATCAGAAATTATCTGGATTGGCTGATCGATCTTCCCTGGTCAATCAGCACGGAGGATCGGACTGATCTCGATGTTGTTCAGCAGATACTGGATGAGGATCATTACGGGTTGGAGAAAGTTAAAGAAAGAATCGTGGAATTTCTGGCGGTGAGGCAGCTGGCCCCGGAGCTCAAAGGCCCTATCCTGTGCCTGATCGGGCCACCTGGCGTGGGCAAGACCTCGTTGGCCAAATCGATTGCCCGGGCGATGGAGCGCAATTTTGTACGCATCTCACTGGGCGGTGTTCGGGACGAGGCGGAGATACGCGGCCACCGTCGCACTTATGTCGGCGCCCTGCCCGGAAGGATAATTCAGGGGATGAAACAGGCCAAATCGAACAATCCGGTTTTTTTGCTCGATGAAATTGACAAGATGTCCACGGATTTCAGAGGGGACCCATCGGCGGCGTTGCTGGAGGTACTCGATCCGGAGCAGAACCATGTTTACAGCGATCATTTCATCGAGGTGCCTTTTGACCTTTCAAAGGTCATGTTTATCACCACGGCCAATATCGACCTCAACATTCCTCAGCCTCTCCTGGATCGTATGGAGGCGATCAACATCTCCGGTTATACGGAAGAGGAGAAGGTGGAAATAGCGGTGCGCCATCTCTTGCCCAAGCAGATGAAGGCGAATGGCATCACTCGGGAGAACCTTCGCCTTTCCCAGGGGGGTATACGCAAGATCATCCGTGAATACACCAGGGAGGCGGGGGTAAGAAATCTTGAACGCAAGATATCGGCCATCTGCCGAAAACTTGCCCGTGAAGTGGTCAAGGAAAGGGAACTGAAACGAAGAGTCAGTGCCCAGAATGTGCATCGTTACCTGGGAATTCCCCGTTATCGCTTCGGTGTTGCAGAGAAAGAAGATCAGGTCGGGGTGATCACCGGGCTGGCCTGGACCGAGGCCGGCGGGGATATTCTGGCCATCGAAGCCACGCCGATGAAGGGCAAAGGCAAGATGTTGTTGACCGGAAAATTGGGCGATGTGATGCAGGAATCTGCCCAGGCAGCCCTGAGTTTCATCCGTTCCAGGTCGGAGTCGTTGCATCTGGACGTGGACTTCTACAAGAACCTTGACATTCATATCCATATTCCTGAAGGGGCGATACCCAAAGATGGGCCTTCGGCGGGGATAGCCATGGCCACGGCTTTGATTTCCGCCCTTGTCCGGTTGCCGGTAAGCAAGAACATCGCTCTTACGGGGGAGATAACACTGCGGGGGAGGGTGCTTCCCGTTGGAGGGATCAAGGAAAAAGTACTGGCGGCTCATCGGTCAGGTCTCAAAAAAGTGATTCTGCCCTCCGACAACCGCAGAGATTTGAGCGATATCCCGGCCAATATTCGCAAAAATCTTGATTTTGTCCTTGTCGATGACATGGATGAGGTCATGGATGCTGTCTTTGGAAAACTGATCAAGAAGGAGCGGATACCGGGAGGATTGGTCGAGCAACAGAAAGATATCCCCGGCTCTGATGAGCAGGGTGATTCGGCACTGAAGCATTGATATCTTCGCTACACGGAGCGGTTGTGGAAGATCTTGACAGGCTTGTCCCGAGTAAGGCAGAAAGATGATTATCCGTCATTGTAAACTGGAAAGAATAGTGGGGCGCCCGCAGGAGTTGCCGCGGGGAGTATTTCCGGAGGTGGGGTTTCTGGGGCGTTCCAACGTGGGAAAATCTTCACTGATCAATGTATTTCTGGGGAGGAAAAACCTGGCGAGAACCAGTTCCACCCCTGGCAAGACGAAGGCGCTTTTCTTTTATCTGGTCAACGATTCTTTCTATCTGGTTGATTTTCCCGGTTACGGCTATGCTCGTGTATCCAGGGGCCTGAAAAAGAACTGGGGTTACCTGATTGAAGACTATCTTGAACAGCGGGAGCAACTGAAGGGCCTTGTCCATATCATTGATATACGGCATCCTCCCACCGAGGATGACAGGCAGATGACGATATGGCTTCTGAGCAGGGAATATCCTTTTCTGACCGTGGCCACAAAGGCTGACAAGATATCGCGAGGCCGTTCCTTGCAACAGATAAAAAAAATCCGGGAAGGATTGGAACTGCCCCGGGAGTTTCCACTCGTCTCCTTTTCATCCAGGAGCAGAGTGGGTGCCGAAACGGTGAATTCTTTTATCACGCAACTGGTAAGCAAATGAGGAAGGAGCAAATGGGTTGATAGTTGCTGGAATAGATGTAGGTTCGATAACGGCTGAAGCGGTGATTCTTAAAAATGGCGATATCCTCGGTTCCGTGATCATGCCCACCGGTGCAAGCAGCAAGGCCGCGGCTGACAGGGTGCTGGATGAAGCTTTACATAAAGTAGGTTTATCCCCGAAGGACCTGAAATACATCGTTGCCACCGGATACGGCCGTATCAGTGCTTCCCCGGCTCACAAGAGGGTGACGGAAATTACCTGCCACGGCCGGGGCGCTTTTTTTCTTTTTCCTTCCGCGCGGACGGTGATTGACATCGGGGGGCAGGACAGCAAGGTCATCCGCCTGGGGCCGGAAGGCCAGGTTGTAGATTTTGCCATGAATGAAAAATGTGCGGCCGGCACGGGGCGTTTCCTGGAAGTGATGGCCCGGGCCCTTGAAGTGGAACTGGAAGACCTGGCCGTGTTGAGCAGGAAAGCCACTCGCTCGGTACCTATCAGCAGTATCTGCACTGTTTTTGCCGAATCGGAAGTGGTATCGCTGATCGCTACCGGCCAACCGCGGGAAAATATTATCCGGGGTATCCATGACTCCATCGCCGAACGCACTGCCGGCCTGCTGAACCGGGTCGGTATTGAAGAGGATGTGGTCATGACCGGAGGGGTGGCCAACAACAGCGGGGTGGTGGAGGCGATCGAGGAGAGGATCGGGATCCGGCTCAACATTCCCGAAAGGCCGGATATTATCGGTGCACTGGGTGCTGCCCTGATCGCCGCCGATCATGCAAAATAAAAATTGTCTCCGCTTGTTGCGCTCCCAGGCTGTCAAATCGCTGACGGAGCGGTTCATTGCTTTACCATCTTTCCCGTACTTTCCGGCAGGGTCATTTTTTCTATCTCTCCGTAAGGGAAATGTTTCCGTTCTCCCGAAAATCCTCTTGCGATCAGGGCTCCTTTCTCATCTATGCCCATGGCGGTTCCGCGGAAAGTTGTTGTCCCGTATTCAACGGTGATCCTCTGTCCCGGCATGAAGTCAAGTTCCCTCCACAGTTCCAGAAAGGCGGAAAACCCGCATTCAAGGAACAACCGGTAGCCGACTTCCAACCCATTCAATATCGTTGCACAGATCGCTTCACGGTCATAGATTGTCTTTCCTTCGATGTGCAGGGAGGTGGCTTTTTCTTTCAGTTCTGCAGGGAAGTCGTCTATCCGGTGATTGACATTTATCCCCATTCCCAGAATCATGAAATGGATACGGTGTGATTGCATTTTGACCCTGGCCAGCGCCCCCCCCAGCTTCTTGCCGTTGATAAGAAGATCGTTGGGCCACTTCACGGATACAGGCAGCCCGGTAACTCCACGCAGTCCGGAAGCAGCAATGGCTGCAGCCGCGGCAGTGAAAGGAGCCATCTTCTCCGGAGTCATATTTTCTGGTCGCAGCAGAAGCGAGAACCAGAGTCCGCGGTAAGGAAGGGATGACCATGATCTGCCCAGCCTGCCTTTTCCGGCGGACTGTTCCTCGGCCAGAATTAGCGTTCCCTCGGGTGCCCCTTCCAATGCCAGGTCATAGATTTTTCGGTTGGTGGAATCCAGCGAGGGGAAAAAAAAGACCCGATTTGCCCAGGCGGCCGATTCCAGTTCCGCCCTGATTCTGTCTATTTGTAACCGTTCGGCCTTGAATGCCGGCAGATTTTTTCCCCCGGCGA contains:
- the clpX gene encoding ATP-dependent Clp protease ATP-binding subunit ClpX; the protein is MFTFSDEKGQVKCSFCGKTQEQVRKLVAGPGVYICDECIELCNEIIEEEVKEEGDLEDIELPKPLDIKEVLDQYVIGQDAAKKALSVAVYNHYKRINAGEKIGDVELQKSNIILIGPTGVGKTLLAQTLARILNVPFAIADATSLTEAGYVGEDVENILLKLIQAADYDLEKAEKGIIYIDEIDKIARKTDNPSITRDVSGEGVQQALLKILEGTVASVPPQGGRKHPHQEFMQIDTTDILFICGGAFNGLDKIIQSRIGKKGIGFAADIKPRSEVDIGGILKHVLPQDLLKYGLIPEFVGRVPVIATLDQLDREALIRILTEPRNALVKQYQKLFELDGVTLEFAEQSLESIAEEAIKRDTGARGLRAILEENLIEAMFDLPSKNNIEKCMITREVIINKDKPILVTAKKNKKKEESA
- the lonB gene encoding ATP-dependent protease LonB, which translates into the protein MQNFAGVLSVIQIFFAVVIGLYFFNLLRSQQTNKVAVDRESRKEMEQLEKLRRISLSEPLSEKTRPATFDEIVGQDNGLKALRAAICGPNPQHVLLYGPPGVGKTAAARLVLEEAKGNIDSPFLENATFTELDATTARFDERGIADPLIGTVHDPIYQGAGPLGMAGIPQPKPGAVTKAHGGILFIDEIGELHPIQMNKLLKVLEDRKVFLDSSYYNSEDRNIPRHIHEIFQKGLPADFRLIGATTRMPEDIPPAIRSRCLEIFFRGLQPREINVIAKNAAQKIHFFIPSAALEVITSFASNGREAVNIIQMAAGIAQGDGRCSIDVEDVEWVVNSSQLSPRPELKVADRPQIGSVNGLAVYGPNMGTLIEIEASILPAHSGQGSININGIIEEEEMGGGGNGRTVKRKSMARGSVENVITVLNGIMNLDLHNYHIHLNFPGGIPIDGPSAGIGMAMAIYSALKQEPVDSMIAMTGELSVRGAVRPVGGIIPKLDAAAEAGCRRVLIPKKNWQQGFSQHERLQIIPVDHLQEAFELVFGVSSNLAGQPVADESVHEYKPVVAANVPARGS
- the lon gene encoding endopeptidase La — encoded protein: MAKNKKIQMLPLRGVLVFPHMVIHLDVGRSSSIEALEKAMLGDSKIFLVAQKDAKMDAPGEEDIYTVGTVSRIKQMIKLPGGVIRVLVEGLQRGRIVKMLKQKPYFEVEVELIEEDKNKNPELEALLRNLLEVFERYVKNSRKIPPEALVAVSGIEEPGQLSDLVTSHLSLKLSQKQEILETFDLQERIEKLVELLGRELEILEIERKIGSRVRKQMEKTQKEYYLREQMKAIQKELGEKDERTAEADEYREKIREAGFPEEVEEKALKELDRLEKMPPAAAEAVVIRNYLDWLIDLPWSISTEDRTDLDVVQQILDEDHYGLEKVKERIVEFLAVRQLAPELKGPILCLIGPPGVGKTSLAKSIARAMERNFVRISLGGVRDEAEIRGHRRTYVGALPGRIIQGMKQAKSNNPVFLLDEIDKMSTDFRGDPSAALLEVLDPEQNHVYSDHFIEVPFDLSKVMFITTANIDLNIPQPLLDRMEAINISGYTEEEKVEIAVRHLLPKQMKANGITRENLRLSQGGIRKIIREYTREAGVRNLERKISAICRKLAREVVKERELKRRVSAQNVHRYLGIPRYRFGVAEKEDQVGVITGLAWTEAGGDILAIEATPMKGKGKMLLTGKLGDVMQESAQAALSFIRSRSESLHLDVDFYKNLDIHIHIPEGAIPKDGPSAGIAMATALISALVRLPVSKNIALTGEITLRGRVLPVGGIKEKVLAAHRSGLKKVILPSDNRRDLSDIPANIRKNLDFVLVDDMDEVMDAVFGKLIKKERIPGGLVEQQKDIPGSDEQGDSALKH
- a CDS encoding YihA family ribosome biogenesis GTP-binding protein, with product MIIRHCKLERIVGRPQELPRGVFPEVGFLGRSNVGKSSLINVFLGRKNLARTSSTPGKTKALFFYLVNDSFYLVDFPGYGYARVSRGLKKNWGYLIEDYLEQREQLKGLVHIIDIRHPPTEDDRQMTIWLLSREYPFLTVATKADKISRGRSLQQIKKIREGLELPREFPLVSFSSRSRVGAETVNSFITQLVSK
- a CDS encoding 2-hydroxyglutaryl-CoA dehydratase, which gives rise to MIVAGIDVGSITAEAVILKNGDILGSVIMPTGASSKAAADRVLDEALHKVGLSPKDLKYIVATGYGRISASPAHKRVTEITCHGRGAFFLFPSARTVIDIGGQDSKVIRLGPEGQVVDFAMNEKCAAGTGRFLEVMARALEVELEDLAVLSRKATRSVPISSICTVFAESEVVSLIATGQPRENIIRGIHDSIAERTAGLLNRVGIEEDVVMTGGVANNSGVVEAIEERIGIRLNIPERPDIIGALGAALIAADHAK
- a CDS encoding biotin--[acetyl-CoA-carboxylase] ligase, which produces MKHTSEKSPTSREKEDGQYLSNESAGCRHKRGTHTANFAGGKNLPAFKAERLQIDRIRAELESAAWANRVFFFPSLDSTNRKIYDLALEGAPEGTLILAEEQSAGKGRLGRSWSSLPYRGLWFSLLLRPENMTPEKMAPFTAAAAAIAASGLRGVTGLPVSVKWPNDLLINGKKLGGALARVKMQSHRIHFMILGMGINVNHRIDDFPAELKEKATSLHIEGKTIYDREAICATILNGLEVGYRLFLECGFSAFLELWRELDFMPGQRITVEYGTTTFRGTAMGIDEKGALIARGFSGERKHFPYGEIEKMTLPESTGKMVKQ